GGAAGGAAAGTTTTACTGAGGGTTGTGGTGGATTGCAATCATTTAGCCTCAGGCATGGTTGCAATCACTCAGGTCACCTTGACATTCAGTCTATAGTATTCTGAAGTAGACTAACAAAACAAGATTCCTACTAGCCCTTCGAAATGTCCCATAAAATTAGATTGCATtgcttttgttgtgttttggcgGTGTACCATATTTGATGAAAAGACATGAAAAGAGGGTGTCAAGTCATGATTAAATTCAATAttataatgtatttgttttttcatgttgctacaattttggggggaaatgatCTGAATACTCTTGATATTTAAATTACCTTTTTAAGACTTTGATGCTATCTTAAAAAGTACTAAAACTCAAGATTTAGCAGTAGAGATTGTTGATGACCTAGGAGAAATTACACAAAGAGCTGTTCTTCTAATAAAATAAACtggaaataataatagtaataataataataataggaataatagtaataataataatagtaataatagtaataatgataataatgataataatgataataatgataatgatgataatgatgataatgatgataatgatgataatgataataatgatgataatgataataatgataataataataataatgatgataataatgatgatgataataatgatgatgataataatgatgatgataataatgatgataatgataataatgataataataatgataatagtaatagtagtaatagtattaaTAATAGTCATAATAGTAAGAATAGTAAGAATAGTTATAATAgttataatagtaataatagtaataattataaaataataaagttaaaaaataaaattaacataTATGATTTGACTATCCATTTAGTTCCTGtttaagaaaatgtgaaaattacaTATTTCAACATAATAATTAGCAGGACCAGCCAAGCTATGAAAAATAAGACTTACCAtccaaaatgtatatttacaaCAGAATATGTTGCAAAACATAAAGCAATTCTTCCCAATTGATGCCCATTTATTGTAATTTGCATTCCGTTAACTTGCGAATTTGACATGAATAACAGTAACAGcgccaataaattgaaataCCAACTAATATCCCTGTATCCATCCTCTGTTTTGCAAACTACAGGAGGCACAATTCAATTTACATAAACCCAACTCTCTTATTCCACTTCTTTAAAATATATTCCCCATCTCCCACAGTGTAGTATGTGGAGGTCATTCCTCATTTTTCACGTCTCTTAGCCATCACACTGAGTATGGTTGAGTCCTCACTTATCTAAAAAGGACCTCTCCCGTGAAAATATGCTGTCGAAGAACATCTTCAGCTCTTCCTGAGTGCTGGCACTGCCAATAATAAGTCAGCATAAGAAAGCATCTGATGTCAAGGCAATGTCAAACTTTTTGACAGAGTGTCAGACATAAAAAGCGTCAGTGATGAACTTCGACATCATCGAACCACCGCTAGCCTTTCATCAATAGCGTGGGCCAGTGAGTGACTTGCTTCCTGAATAAAGCATGGAAGAGTCGAAATGTGAGAATGGAACAACACTCACTCGCCTTAGGCTTTGTTGCGGGGATCTTTAACTGGCAAACCCAAAGGAATTAGTTGTGCTGACAATGCCATTCAAGCTACTTAAAGGcactttatttatctattttactTCAATAGATGTTGGCCTTTTTGAAAGTGACGCCAAATCATTAATATTTAGCATTGTGCACAAAGTCTAATGGTGCATTTCTGTTTGTATTAGTTTTCCATTGCATCGTCAAATCACATGAATTATATTAACTGCTACAATTATGTTAGTTTAGTCTGTGTCGACTTTTGGGAGGATAGTGATGAAATTCATAGCAATCACAAGCACAGTTTTTTGGAAAGATCCCCCTACTGGGGTGGAGAGGTTTGTAGATATTTTAATGAGAATACTGAATGAAGGGAACtcatttgaatggaaaaaaatgcatatgggTAGATGCTGAAATGCTGCAAGGAATTGCATCAGTGAAGTTCGTTGAAACTGTACGTGTTTCACTTTAAACGACATTTCTTGGAATAGATTCTTTTGAGGTCAGTGTTTAACCTTTggaaaaactgttgtttattttgtggGGGGAAACTATATGAGGAATACAGAAATTGTATTTAGGAATCCAAATTGTGAAGTGGCAGTAGTTAGAATTTTCCAACTATTCTAGTAAGAGCcagtattttgtattattttatatatacacatacatatacacacatatctacacacatgtatatacacacatacctatatacacacatacctatatatacacacgtatatacacgcatatatatacacatatatacacatatacacacacgtatatacatatatatatatatacgtatatatatgtatatatatatatatatatatatgtatgtatatatatgtatgtatgtatatatatatgtatgtatatatatatgtatatatgtagtatatatgtatgtatatatatgtatatatatgtatatatgtatatacgtatatacgtatgtatatatatatatatatatatatacatacgtatatacatatacgtatatatatatatatacatatatatatatatatatatatatatatatatatatatatatatatatcatgagATATATTTGAGAATACAAACAATCATCCAGAATTATTATCTCCTTATCAGGATAATTGAATGTGTGTacttaaatgcaatttatagATGGCCTGTTAGCTTCAAATAGCTTCAACAAAAGAATGCATAGAAATGAATTCAAGCAATATAATATTGCATCAATTATTTAACAACCCCCAAGCATGTATACACGTGTGCTGAAATGCATAACAAATGTTGAAGAAGGACTAATGTGTTGTGAGTAAAATGGATAATACAGTATTGTTTGTACACCTAACAGTTACATTGTGATTTCCTATGTAATATCTCTATGAAATCTACCTTTACATGTATAATTAAGCTCAAATTTGATTGAAATATTTCCTGAAAAATTGATTGAGTGATTCTTGTGGCTGTATTTTAAAGTGGGAAAGACGTTCAAACATTCATAATAGTAAACATTAATTGAGATTTACAAACATAATCTCTTATATATGAAGCCTTTTGAACAATGCAACAAAATATACATTATTAAAAGACCTCATCTAACAATGTTCATTCAGGCAGACACCCTGAGCTGATTGGGATTTAGCCTTTTCTCCACAAGAGGGCAGTATTACACCACAAAGACAAAGATAGACAAAGCATAGTGGTTAATTTAGTTCTCCAAATGTGCATTTTGTTATGAAATTCAATGACATGACATGCTGTACTCAAAACAAGGATACATTTGACAAAAAATACTCCTTCTTTTCTTCTGTATGCATGAGATAAATATGATTCTGCACTTCTATGTGTTGGATGACCATTTTCAAGGTGAATAAAGTACTACCAGCTCCTTAATATTCTTTATAGTAAACTACTGCTAAAGTAATAATTCACTAGAATGCCTATTACATAAGTACATCAATTAACATTTAACTGTGAAAGTGTGAATCCCAAATATTAGGTGGGATTGTGGAAATGTCTATTATATTCAATGTTTGTTCAATTTTACatcaacctttaaaaaaatctggctttgcttggtctttttttcttttctttttatttaatttatttgaaaatctTGCCAAAATTAGTTTGACCACTCTGCATACACCACATTAAGGTTTCTCAATGATTTTTGCTTGGTCAGTCAGCAAGTATTTCGGGAGCCATTAGTGGGTTATTACCTTCTCTAATATGTGGGCCATTTGAGGCAGGACAGTATTGCTGAGTAGCAAACTATGGGATGCTTTCAAGGCAAATTGTCAAACCTCAACATGTGGGCAAATACTCAAACCTCTCAGAGAACAGAGGTAGAATGATGAATATTATATGCTGAAGTGAATGCTCTGTAAATTGTGTCTGTAAACTTTGCATGACCTTTTAGGTGGAGCCCTATATTGATCAGTATGCCAATATTAGGTACCCTATAAACTGATCACGTTCACTTTAATTCTATGcatgcaatgtgggaggaaacccaaacagggagatcatgcaaactccacacacaccACTAGGCTGCCActttcagatgtgtgttttcatatttaagcatttaaccaatcacatttaagccattatttgttgccagggtcagaaatctaccttcAAGCCTTCACGGTCAGttctgcagcataaaataagcgtcgacgaaactgttgctttaaccaatcagatttcgagttggcaacaacaaagcgtagcgacgcgtcatcgctttcacaaactatgattggctagtgagagTGGGCTAGCCGGAACTACTAAAAgctatctgtagcgagctgcaaaGCAAATATACGTATtcttaaattatatttaaattgtatgaggttattattgatgcattttatatgtgtcgcagctgtagttgcagtaaaggttttatagccataaaatagttattgagggttggattgattcagatgtagcaatactgaaggcatagatgtgaaatgcacaaaaaatagacacaaaaatactacattgttttaataataatttgtattAGTCTAATATACGTTattatgaagagaaaaaaaaatattttttcgtgTCTATTTTTagtaggcgtggccgaggtcagagtGCAAGTGGCCGCCATTGTTAAAAACGGCGGATGTGCCCGGAGTCAGTACGCATTGGACTGCacagcagctcagaagtgacgatttaacgaagaaagacccgataaACTTCTCCCAGGACgatgcagcgcattcggtatGTTCTcgttggggatttcgaagctccagttctcattttaaaagTGCGTTTTGATGCCAGCGTGCTTCGTTgtcgtgatgtagccccacgtGTTTGGAgacaaatgtttgcaaacaaattggctacattgcgttacctataacTCTTTATGTTGAGTaaaaaatcattccattgtgtgtttcagttcctcgaCGAGCACAGATTGCTGGGAAGCAtgaagaatgtggccaaaacgaccaaaaaGGCGCAGCTTGTCGACGTCATAACGAGCtattgtcagcaaagtgagtcatttttttaaaatactagtttctattttctctgtttaatcattaaatatcagAGCTCAGTTttcaaggctttgctcaattagcttttttttattacgacACTTAAATTTGGGATCAAAACATACTAACTGgtttggtgttgatttttaatagcaatacACCAGTGTGGTTAACTCCCACCCACACATGCCATCAGTGGTGTATGGAATAAACGGTACACTTATAGAATGAATATACTTGTCCCTGGTCtaggtcttttttatttttaaatgtggttttgacaaagcttaagtgagacattcattccAACCAACAATAGCCCAGGAGTCATTTCTGACTCAAATTTaaacatatggtaaaataacaaattttgctcagtgtaaaaagaaaaaaatggaagcaaagatgacttttggggatatttattttaagaccaaagaagtcaaggtagaagttgtggatgaggtaGGACACGTGTTTTAGGTTTTGTTTCTTCTAATGTTGTGTACTAAATCTACTCTTTGTATATTtcttctcttcagggtccacccaaCGCTGAAGAAAGGGTGACACGGTGAATGGcagtctttgacaccaacatcccctcgctggtacttgtcattataaagctggggtctccaactctggttcTCAGGGGAAtctgtccagtatgttttcccatatctcccaccacatctgaatcaagtgatcagcaagctgtccaggagcttgatcacAATCATTTGATATTGGTGTtttggaagacatggaaaatagactggctAGGGGCCCTTGAAATCTGGATTGGAAGAGCCCTGTAATGAAGACTCTTATTTTTGAGTCTCTGCCTCTGCAgtggaaaaagaaaaccaaGCTCCTGAGCCATCAGAGGTGTATGTATAATATTTCCATTTGTTTcccttttgcagtgggatggcCTTCTGGTCAAGTATACTTTTAATTATGATTGAAAAAAACCTGACTTATTTTATTGACAGACTAGGgacttttttcaaaatgttggaTCTGGTGTATGGGAcccttctgattttttttttttgtcttacagAATTCCAAGACGCTGGAGATCTTTCGTCCATTTACCGTTGGACGAACACActgctctttttaaaaaatgctggaGGGTCTACCAAAACCTCTTGAGCCCCAATTGTGAGTATGGgatgcttttaattttttttttgtcaaatttttacTTGATGTATGGgacccttttaattttttttatttgtctttcagAATTCCAAGACGCTGGAGAGATTTTTCGTACATTTACCGTTGGACGAACGCACTGCTCTTCttaaaaatgctggagggcccaCCCGAACCTATCAGTGAAAGCCCCAATTGTGAGTATGGGacccctttaatttttttttaggtcaaattTTGACTTGTTGTAAGGgacccttttaattttttttatttgtctttcagAATTCCAAGACGCTGGAGAGATTTTTCGTCCATTTACCGTTGGACGAACGCActgctctttttaaaaatgctggagggcctacCCGAACCTATCAGTGAAAGCCctgttttttgtggaaaaataaaagtttttaaattgtatacaTGTTTTATCCTTCATTTACCTAGCAAAAGAATGCAAGAAACATTACAAGTCAAAACTTTTATTAACAGGTAAACACTTGGAAGTTAGCATCACATTTGAAGTGTTGATCAATGTAGCCAgttttttctccacctgcagacaaaagatacatttttaacaaacacattttaaaataagaaacTGAATTattcttggaagaaaaaaactacttaGACTTAAAGAAATGCTGGGTGGAAAAATATGCAAGAAAACCACCACTCAGAATTTTACTTAGGGAACAATTATACTTGGTGGAAAAATACACTAGAAAATAACCACTCAAAATTTGACTTAATAAAAAATGGGAAGAATTATACTTGGTGGGAAATTACACTACCAAATAACCACTCACAATTtgacttaataaaaaaatgggaagaaTTATACTTGGTGGAAAAATTTCACTAGAAAATAACTCAAAATTTGATTTAATAAAATATGGGAAGAACTTTACTTGGTGGAAAAATAACTCAAAATTTGACTTGATAAAATATGGGAAGAATTATACTTGGTGGAAAAATACACTAGAAAAAATACTTAGAAATATTTCTACTCTAAcattaaatgtttaaaatattttccttaCC
This Stigmatopora argus isolate UIUO_Sarg chromosome 17, RoL_Sarg_1.0, whole genome shotgun sequence DNA region includes the following protein-coding sequences:
- the LOC144092116 gene encoding uncharacterized protein LOC144092116 encodes the protein MLSRQIVKPQHVGKYSNLSENRGSEIYLQAFTAWPRSECKWPPLLKTADVPGVSTHWTAQQLRSDDLTKKDPINFSQDDAAHSFLDEHRLLGSMKNVAKTTKKAQLVDVITSYCQQRSTQR